The Populus alba chromosome 4, ASM523922v2, whole genome shotgun sequence genome contains a region encoding:
- the LOC118030177 gene encoding uncharacterized protein — translation MTKEFAVPPVVFPSVGNPTVATGGNIQQRRVPIAPFQPPRPSNSGIPFMSFDIGSAAATTAGPIGGGTGPIGGAANFDDEEPLLDELGIHPDQIWKKTKSILNPFRVNPTFHKDSDLSGPIFLYLSFCLFQLLAGKIQFGVILGWIVVSSIFLYIVFNMLAGRHGNLNLHTCTSVIGYCLLPVVILSAVSLFVPQNGPLRFGIAGVFVIWATRACTNLMVAVADGGEEHRGLIAYACFLIYTLFSLLVIF, via the coding sequence ATGACGAAGGAATTCGCTGTTCCACCAGTAGTTTTCCCATCCGTCGGGAACCCGACGGTCGCCACTGGCGGAAACATCCAGCAACGCCGAGTACCAATAGCTCCATTCCAACCTCCACGTCCATCAAACTCCGGAATCCCTTTCATGTCCTTCGATATCGGTTCCGCTGCTGCGACCACCGCCGGTCCAATCGGCGGAGGAACCGGTCCTATCGGTGGTGCAGCCAACTTCGACGACGAAGAACCACTCCTAGACGAACTCGGGATCCACCCAGACCAAATCTGGAAGAAAACGAAGTCTATTTTAAATCCATTCCGGGTCAACCCTACATTCCACAAGGATTCGGATCTATCCGGCCCAATATTTTTGTACCTATCGTTCTGTTTGTTTCAATTACTTGCCGGGAAAATCCAATTTGGCGTGATATTGGGGTGGATTGTTGTTTCCTCGATTTTCTTGTACATTGTGTTCAATATGTTGGCTGGTAGACATGGGAATTTAAATCTGCACACATGTACGAGTGTGATTGGTTACTGTTTGTTGCCGGTGGTGATTTTATCGGCGGTTTCGTTGTTCGTGCCGCAAAATGGGCCTCTTAGGTTTGGGATTGCTGGGGTTTTCGTGATTTGGGCTACGAGGGCTTGCACGAATTTGATGGTCGCTGTTGCTGATGGTGGAGAGGAGCATCGTGGATTGATTGCGTACGCCTGTTTCTTGATTTACACTCTGTTTTCACTGCTTGTTATATTTTAG